In the Neodiprion virginianus isolate iyNeoVirg1 chromosome 2, iyNeoVirg1.1, whole genome shotgun sequence genome, ttgttcgtttatttcgATTTCTGACCTTACAcagttatttttcataatgttCAGGTCGGAGCCTGTATCCAACATGAATGTACTCGGATTTTGTAATTCGCTCGCTTCTAATTTGATCGTAGGGATTATACTCTCTGGATTTATGATCGTGTTGATTGATTTGTTATCGGAATTTGGAGgcggatttgaatttttgttaataaGGTTTATTTTAACTTTTAGATTCCGTGTCGGAGGAAAAGGAGGTGGAAATCGTTGGAAGTTTGAACGGAAGGTATTCAGGAATAATTTTTGCCTTTTTCCTAATCTTTGCGTCTTCTTCGCTAATTGTTCTGGGTCGCGTTGGGGGCTCGAACAgcttatttctttcttttattcgttCTTCTGTATCTCCCATGTAATGGCAAATATCTTTAGAACTTCCGATGGTATGGTTAGAATTTTGCGGTTTATTGAGATAAGGCTCCTTTACAGAGTCCGGGATTTCGTGCGAATCGTTTAATATAATCGGCTGAGTATATTGTTCCCAAAGCTTCACTACGGTTCCGCGTTTTCCTCCGTTTATTTCGTTCGATTTTGGAGCATTCGGTATGAGAACAAAGGGTATGTCAGGGGTTTCGATTAAAGGTTGGAATCTTTGTTCGATAGAGTATTTCGATAAAAACGAGGGATCTCAGTGATGCAAGATTCCAGTAGGTGCGATATTAAAGAAAcatttgaatggaaaatttcCAGAGCGGATGGAAAAATTCTTGACTGACTCATtgatttttagaattttggcGAGTTAACGGGTATTAAAATTCAGGTTTGTTGAGTTATTATATTAAATCGAGCGAGATTAGGATGTTTTTCAGTTCGTGTCGGTAGCGCGCAAAATTTCCGCCGTCCGTCGGTCGCTACTCGCGTcacaaaaagtttttcgcgATTATAACGTTTGGTTTCCCGGACGAtacaccaaaaaattttatatgtGACGTCGGAACGGTACCTGGTGGAAATTTCCAGATGTTAGACACCGGAATCATTCACACAGCTACAGTTagactcacatcagtagtttgggtcaccaattaccaataaagtattgaaatacaccggacaACGGGCATTCTCTCGCTCTAATAGAACGAACCGAGGAAGGAGTAATTATTggataaaagatttaattaatCGGCTTACCTCTTGAGAATAATCTGGATATGATGACTTGCAGCGTAGATTGGTGACAGGATTTAACGGAATAACTGATTCTAATATATTGGGATACTTTGATTAACTTGGATTTATTTCATTagttcaatatttcaagtcaCAAAAACGGAGTTACTTAGTGTAAGATCTTAAATTAATATGACAAAGTGGAACTGAAAGCTCGCTGGACTTTTGGGCAGAGTAACGttgtataaaaagtttaaATGCGAAAGGCAAAAGGTTTTTGTCGCGAGACTGTACCGGAACAAGATGACGAATCTGGTGGTAGAAACCAAGAGGACGATCGTATGATCGGTCGCCGTTTTTGTAGGGGTCGATCGTTGCGCAGAACGATCCCCTTCTTTAGATTTTGACATCTTTTGCGCACCTCCCCCTTTTTCTACGAATTCTAATTAGGGCACGACATCTTCGCCGCATGCACGCCTGTGATCTTAGTTCTTCAGCTATTACTATATTGCAAGTTTTTACATACCCATGGTACAACGCTGCACTGGTGCGGTGGTGTAGGTGCGGGGTCGTTGTTCTGTAATTTTCCATTCTGCGTGGGCTTTGTTGTTGGGGCGCAAGCCCCCCTTGGCTCCTCGGCTACTGTGCTTCTTCCCACCGCCTCGTGCTTTCGGCAGCTATTTCCTAATATGGTAATCGCAGTGCGTATGCGCTAGTGGTGATTCATGTTTTATGTTAGTGCCATGTGCATTTTCGGGGTCACGATGCGCTGAATTCTAGTTCCTGTTTACTTCTTAATATTCTTACTATCCTGTTCGTTACAAAGTCTATATATTAAGATTGTCATATTGGTTACTCgtcgtttgttagttttaCAGCGTGTGACTATATAAAATTgcgtatgtattataattgattactgtcgttattcacctggaGTACAATAGCGATTGTTTATGAGACATAGTTGCGATTTGCTTAACATTATTAGAATCGCGCTGCCGCGAATATTCTTAGGTGTTTGTGTTATAACTATCTTAAGAGATTTAGGgtatttaacaatttgataattcgtagttttagagcaggtttacatgtgtgctttcgtatataattctcttctgtaattattacttctcatattgatataaatcggCTTGGAAGCTTCTAGAACGTTTTTCTTATGTTTGTTGGTTGCCTGTTATTGGGCGTTGCCACGTATGCACCTTTGAGTTTATTGCGAGTTGATTAACCTTCAATCGTTTCGTCGGTAAGTTTCCTAATGTGTTCTCTAGATGAAGCTCTGTATGGCTCCACATTGGAGATCTGCATTGCCTTCAAAACGTTGCGCGTGTTGCCTACAATACGGCGTTACGGAGAAGAGTATAATTCATGCTGGATAATTAGTATTCACGGTTTTGAAGGTTTTGCAGTCTCTGGTTTTATGGATTATTGCAGCAGtgctatctttacattatattggttatacatttatctatggttttacagtcttctATACTCCAGGCTATATGTTATAGCGTAAGTTGCTTATAGTATAGCTCTCAGCTCCGACTGCACAAATGGCATTGTCGAGtgctatataataattggatataatcgtgttagttaattatggtgttaatatgatagtgatatataataacgtataataatattatagctcTTTGTAGTGCGAAGATTtcgtaacatggtttttaagcTTCGGTTAGTGAATGTCATAGTTATTTCCATctagggatattccaaatagttagacagttgttttaatttcttatggtttcaagattctcgtacttcgagtttggttagttCGTAAATGTaacatgcagtaataatagtcgataaaacatacgaACGTTCCGGTCGGATGTTACAGGTCTATGCGTACTAAGgccgtgttcgtaaattgactgaGAGTACTcaaaattccctaggacagaATCAGAGCTATCCACGAACTTGGaagcgcaaaagagataaaagattgctgacagtactgtcagtcaattttcgaacacggcctAAGTAGGCCTCTCCCTCACTAGCGCTAGCGGCGAAAATTCACAACATCGGCTTCATTTTTGAGCACGGTTTACAGTCGGAGTTCCCAGACCTGTCTATTAAGACCGTGCTTTTAACCAAAGAGTATAGGGAGTATAGTAACGTAGCAAGCAGCCAATGAGAGCATATTGCTGTCGCTGCATCCCAGCTGTTTGCTGCATGTGAGAAAACAGCTTAAAGCATTAGAGCATATactgtgtattatatatgcTCTAGGATACCGCCACGGCGATAGAAGGGACGCTGATTACCCTAGTTTGTAACGCTATTTGCGGTTCGGTTCAAGCGTGTAGTTAGGTTAGTGTTAGGTGAACTTGACAGACCAATGTGTGGAATATATTGTTCCGTGTCTCGTAGAGAACAGAATGGTGTCTCAAAGGCAGGAATTGACTCGAAAAGCACTGaggtatttgttttttcatatctTCACGCCACGCAAATTAATTTCCAACAAATTTTACCACTACTTACCTCCCAGTATTTGCTGAAGGCAGATGACAACGTACACacgaaagtttgaatttttgaatcgGGCATCTGGAAACTTTCAAATACCACATAAGAAAGAGAAACTAACGAATCTGTTTAATCGAATTGCtggtcataaaaaaaaaccatgatCCGATATACACATGTAAAATCTACAGAGCTGATGGAAATAAAACTTATTGTCAGTAGCCAAACATGCTAAACTTTCTTTGAGCAAGACGAAgcgaatttgtttttcatttgtcaTTCTATcaaagttttaattttataagagTTTTCACCAAATTGTAACTATTGTGCTTCACCGTGTTGTTTTAAATAATATCTAGCTAGGTTTAGCATTACACTTGGCGGGGGGCTTTGGTAACACAACAAATGTtagcaaattaattttattcactgtAATATATAAAACTACTCAGAATTACATGGCTACCAATGTATTCCACGTAGAAATCTGTGACCAAAACTGATAGGAGATTTGTTATTTGCTCATTACAGTTATTGAAAATTGGTTAATCTGATAGCATCTGTAGGTTGTGAACAGAGCTGGCGGATCGACATGCACTTGGCAGTTGTCCTATTACAGCTATCTTATAGGGCGTTAGCCTGAGTCACGCTGTATATTAACATATTTTCAAGAATACTTCATGATCTTATTCAAATGTTACTTTCTACATTTAACCCTGTGTGGTCTCAATGTAATTTAGCTATTTCCGCAGTCGCACTGGGTGCGCCGTCCATGTACAGTTGTCAACGTGTTAAATGGCCTAAGAAGttctaaaaaaatacatgaatactcttgaatttttctaaaatcgaACCCATAATTATTTGAGTACAAAAGTTATTGTATCTTATACTATGCATTAGTATCTGAACGAAAACGCTAGAAAACCATGTTTTGACCTCAATTTCAAGAAGTAAGAAATGTGCTAtactgaaaaacaaattaccATGGATTGTTGTCATGGACACCCTAATGTTCAAGAATAATTGAGTTTTGATCGTTTCTGCCCCAAACTATAATTATTGGATAGCTTGGAAATGCACAATTTCAAAGAGATGCaaattaatgatttttatgaaaaagaaatcgacaaacattttttattgcaaaaataatattatcttTAAGCAAACACGAAATTAGAAATGAAAACTAAcactaactaaaaaaaaaatgaaatgctCTTTTGGAAAAGAATGCTTATACCTGTTGTTTGGACATAAAGAAATCAGTCAATTAAGACATTGATTTACCACTTTAATGCACCATTAGAAgtcttttaaataaaaaaaagatcaaaaaGACTTTTAAATCCCAAGTTTTACTCGGACGTCGGTTGCACTGGGTCGTTTTTGTCCCCTCAAGTTTAAAACGCTGTAGCTCAAGAACAAATGGGTGGGGGACGGCCAGAACTTACCTGTACGAAGTTTTTTTGGAAATGGAAGCTGCGCCTTATTCCTTTTCGGTTTGTCGGGAATTCCCAAGTATAATTCTGCCTGGGACAAATTGACCTAGTGTGATTGCCCAGGGGTAATTGCAAACAATTTAATTTTGGTGAAATcgcataaatataaatatttttggaatattGAATAGTTTAATTAATGAGTTTATTCTTGCAATGCAAAAACTCAAGTTAAACTaacttaaaaattaaaaaattaaaataattaaccaggAGGAGCGTTGAATACATGGTAGTACCGCTTTTCTAAGACAGAATGCAGATATAAGATTTGTGCCTTATATGTACttacattaattatttcactcGGTGCCATGTTTTGCGGTATACACGGAATCTTAAAAATGACTCAAccaatttatttcaactttgGAAACAGTGTAATTGGACAGTTTATCCTCAACATCACGACCTTTTTGTGTCGGTAGCATAATTGTGCCCATTttaagttgaaattttatttttcagccaatatataacttttttattgccttaacaaaaaaagaaaaaagaagactAGTACAAAGGTGAGATTGTGGTAAAGTGGATAAGCTATTTGAAGATAGTTTCCTCAAATTTGAACTAAATTGGTTGTACTATTTTAGAAATATCGTAGATACTACAAAACATGTCTTGGAACGAAATAGTTGACGTTATTGTCGATAGCAATGCTACCTATCAATAGATTCCAATGAAAAACTCGTTAAATCAAGCTTgatctatatatttttgaataaaagacACCCGAATTGATTTGTATAATTGCTCGAGAATATTTGAATTCCCTAATTCACCCGCTTATTCACCCGTCTTCTCATTCATACTTTCTTATTGTGAGACAATTGGTATTGtatagaataattatttcagtGGACAAAGTGCAAAGATGCAATGAATGCCAGAGGTCCTGATGGAACTTCGGAACTGTTCCGAAGATTAGCCAAACAGTGGGACGGCCATTTTGCAGCGAGCATTTTATGGATGCAAGGAAGAAACCCTGTAATGCAGCCATGTACAGATTCTGATGTCAATGGTAATGTCCTACTGTGGAATGGAGATGTTTTTAATGGCAGTTTGGTGAGTGAACACATTAGCAAATCAAGAAGTTTTGTGAAAGTATCAAGCCTTTTGTTCTGAATTCTATTTCCACTGTTTCCATGACTGGAATACTTGCAGTAAAAAGAAACTGCAAAATTATTTGTCAATATCATATGTTGTTCCCGCCACAGGATAAAGGGCATCATGCGTTTATAACTAGTCCACACTCTGTTCTTGAACAAGATTATTATACTaatgaacaataaaaaaaaaaaaaacaatgccATAAAATCTCATATTTATTAAACTTGCTTATACCGAAACCTCCAAGTAGTTCTTCCTACCAAAGAGATTTGGtaataatttctgtaaaaatgttttgtacttgttttcaaaatttattaacaatcAGCTGATGGCGATTAACCCTCTgaagcatacatttttccttgcaGTCAAATTTCTTAAAGCTCGGTACATTAGGGTTCGCCACATtgctgatttcaaaaatgtggTCAAAtctgacaaattttcaaaattcaaaatggtggatctAATATGAGTGAataggatcaatttttatgatttcagtccaccatcttgaattttgcaATTCTGACATCGGATTCGTTTTCAGTGACGCCAAAAACCCTCGAACtaacaaatttcaagccagcatgatcaatttttatattttcagactgccatattggatccgctattctgaattttcaaattttgatatcGGATTAACGAGTTCCACTTTGCTGGTTCCCACAGCCTTCCCACAACTACatttattctgtaaaaataagcattttcaaaactgtttaTTTATAGTGCTCATTGTATTCGTGGAATCATCATAATCCCTCTTAAAACGTCAACATTGACATCTTAGAAGACAAATCAGGCAAAAAAAATGATAGTGATATctcaaaattgaatataaatcttGAATAACCAATTCATAAAAGGTGTCTCATATGTAAGATGCTGTGCCACAAAGGGTTAAGTCGGGGAAAAACCAGAAATCACTCAAAATTGGACAACAACATTAGTCGCAAATTACTAACCTAgacaaaaattccaaaattttatcTTCACTGTTTCCTTAATTGTCCGAGATAATATGGTAACTTTCGGGGAATTGAATCATTTTAATCGCATATTATACTAGGTGAAGAAAATTTGGCAATGATGTATGCCAAGGTACACGTCTCAATGTGTTGCTCAgaacattttttgcaaaatgtACCAAAACTATGTTACACAAAAAATCCATTCCTTTCTTTAGGCAAGCGATACAGAGTGTGATACAACGACACTGCTAAAAAGGTTCAGTTCTTCCCAAAATGTTGTCGCAACACTGTTGGAGGTTCAGGGACCTTATAGTTTTATATACTTCAATAAGTCAGACAATTGTTTGTACTTTGGGCGAGATTCGATCGGTAGACACAGTctattaataaaattgaacgagGACAAGACTTTGCTGACATTGTGCTCTGTtgggaataaaaatgtgaaaaatatcacAGAGGTACCAGCAATTGGAATATTTGTAACAAACTTAAACTGTGAAGAGTTCAATTTGACTTGTTATCCATGGAAAGAACCAAATCTTAGGTTCACAGATATTATTGAAGATCTTGAGACAAGTTTGAACATGGATATTGATGTAAAAGAAACCATTGTCAAACCAGAAATTGATAATTCAATTCTATATCTAGATCCAGAGATCAAAGATGTCCAATATCTCAAAAACATTGATTACaatcaaaatttcagtcaAATAATGGAACAGCTGTTAGAAAACAAGGAAGTATACCAAAGAGTGGAAAACATTTTAAGGTTTCTGAGAAGTTCTGTCGAAGTTAGAGTTAGAAAAAAACCTAACTACTGCAGGAATTGTATAAGCTTGTATCTGAATGGTGAAGAAGTAAACTGCAAGCATGCCAAAATTGGTATACTTTTCTCAGGTGGATTGGATTCTGCAATTTTAGCTGTTATCGCTAATCAATTTGTCccagaaaatgaagaaattgatttaattAACGTTgcttttgagaaaataaagaatccAAATTCAAATTGCACAAAGGAAGCTGCCACTATCAATTACGACGTACCTGACAGAAAAACAGGCAAACAGACTTTTACTGAACTTGAAAGGATTTGTCCTAATAGAAGGTGGAACTTTATACAGGTTTGTTGGTTAATTAGTAAAAGTATTTTAAAAGGTTACAGGACTCTTGAAAAGCAAAGCGAAATGCCatatgtaacaaaaaattacaaattgatGAAATGAAGTACCGACCTATTTAGTTTCGAATTGACATTCCGATGAGTAGGTGTATTTAGTCCAGTCAAATAGAACTTGAAAATGACAAAACGGATTGAAAGCCAAATTTTTTAGGACGAGTAGAGGGTCATCTGAGATGCCCAAAAACACCAaaatccaacaaaatttccttGTGCATCGACCGCCCTCTTGAACAAAAGATAATCCTCTATATCTCGGCTCCCATTGGTCggattttcgattatttttttgttttttttggaaaaaaatattgtatacaaCTTTTATTGGAAGTATTTTTTGATAGCTGTGAATGAAAAcgttttacaataaaaaaagtgCCATAAATTGATGTCTAATAATGTTTATTGTCAATTATATTGCCCCCTTTAGAtgttatcaataaatttttcatataaaaGTTGTAGAGGACTAAattctgaataatttttgtcttTACAATTTTGCGATTACTCGAATATTACTTGAGATAGAGAGCGTCAAAGTTGTCTCTGTCCGCATTCTACCTGTAAAGCTTACGGACACAATAGGCGACGGAGCAGTTGCATACGAGAGGGATCCTTGGCGAGGCCACCAGCGGATATGATGTTTTTGGgtgagttaattttttttttttttttaatttttcttttcttataagtttattaaaaattataatatatattaatttattacaataaaatataaaataataatcataaataaaataaatttattgtactaagttttttatattaacttttttatttatcaaaaataaattaaaattatgatttatataaacaaataacaacaaaatttttacattaactttattgaatataaatagaggtaattaagtcaaataatttaataaattaaaaaaatcgttaatttctataaattattcatcttaaATTGgtggataattaatttttgaaaattaaaaatatgaaattaaaaaattaattatttatctatctgtatgttttctttaaacttttcaataagctttaatccattgtataaatgatCCTAATTATATATCATAAAGTACTTTAGATGGCATTCTTTtattgattaatatttttataaatatattttattcatgattatcttaatatatataaatctcgtgtcacgatgtttgtcctcaatggactcctaaaccacttaaccgattataataaaatacgcacaccatgtgcagttcgatccaacttgagagataggatagtttaaatctcaaattatagtcgcaattataatatattgctaattatttgtctgttattatttgacagtcacaattatctgttaactccgaatgattctaacagatgtcgatacctttcgactgggttgagtaagtaatcaatagatggcgctgctatggtaaatcta is a window encoding:
- the LOC124297165 gene encoding asparagine synthetase domain-containing protein CG17486 isoform X1, with the translated sequence MCGIYCSVSRREQNGVSKAGIDSKSTEWTKCKDAMNARGPDGTSELFRRLAKQWDGHFAASILWMQGRNPVMQPCTDSDVNGNVLLWNGDVFNGSLASDTECDTTTLLKRFSSSQNVVATLLEVQGPYSFIYFNKSDNCLYFGRDSIGRHSLLIKLNEDKTLLTLCSVGNKNVKNITEVPAIGIFVTNLNCEEFNLTCYPWKEPNLRFTDIIEDLETSLNMDIDVKETIVKPEIDNSILYLDPEIKDVQYLKNIDYNQNFSQIMEQLLENKEVYQRVENILRFLRSSVEVRVRKKPNYCRNCISLYLNGEEVNCKHAKIGILFSGGLDSAILAVIANQFVPENEEIDLINVAFEKIKNPNSNCTKEAATINYDVPDRKTGKQTFTELERICPNRRWNFIQVNVMQVELQNYRSNHICNLVYPLRTVLDESLGCAVWFASKAKGVLMPTEIPYESSCRILLLGMGADELFGGYMRHRTTLKHKGWDMLAQELSVELERISERNLGRDDRVVSDHGRQSRLPYLDENFVKYVQTLKPWERCYPTDQMPVGLGDKLLLRLVARRIGLQSAANFPKRAFQFGSRIANSKENAKDVSDRL
- the LOC124297165 gene encoding asparagine synthetase domain-containing protein CG17486 isoform X2 gives rise to the protein MNARGPDGTSELFRRLAKQWDGHFAASILWMQGRNPVMQPCTDSDVNGNVLLWNGDVFNGSLASDTECDTTTLLKRFSSSQNVVATLLEVQGPYSFIYFNKSDNCLYFGRDSIGRHSLLIKLNEDKTLLTLCSVGNKNVKNITEVPAIGIFVTNLNCEEFNLTCYPWKEPNLRFTDIIEDLETSLNMDIDVKETIVKPEIDNSILYLDPEIKDVQYLKNIDYNQNFSQIMEQLLENKEVYQRVENILRFLRSSVEVRVRKKPNYCRNCISLYLNGEEVNCKHAKIGILFSGGLDSAILAVIANQFVPENEEIDLINVAFEKIKNPNSNCTKEAATINYDVPDRKTGKQTFTELERICPNRRWNFIQVNVMQVELQNYRSNHICNLVYPLRTVLDESLGCAVWFASKAKGVLMPTEIPYESSCRILLLGMGADELFGGYMRHRTTLKHKGWDMLAQELSVELERISERNLGRDDRVVSDHGRQSRLPYLDENFVKYVQTLKPWERCYPTDQMPVGLGDKLLLRLVARRIGLQSAANFPKRAFQFGSRIANSKENAKDVSDRL